In Lotus japonicus ecotype B-129 chromosome 5, LjGifu_v1.2, one genomic interval encodes:
- the LOC130720952 gene encoding sm-like protein LSM8 — protein MSTGPGLESLVDQQISVITNDGRNIVGTLKGFDQATNIILDESHERVFSTKEGVQLIALGLYIIRGDNISVVGELDEDLDKNLDKSKIRAQPLKPVIH, from the exons ATGTCGACCGGGCCTGGACTTGAGTCTCTTGTAGATC AGCAAATTTCAGTGATTACAAATGATGGACGAAATATAGTG ggTACCCTAAAAGGTTTTGACCAGGCAACGAATATAATTCTTGATGAGTCCCATGAACGAGTTTTTTCTACCAAG GAAGGTGTACAGCTAATTGCTCTCGGTCTATACATCATTAGGGGTGACAACAT AAGTGTTGTCGGTGAACTGGATGAGGATCTAGATAAAAACCTTGATAAGTCCAAGATTAGAGCTCAGCCTTTGAAGCCTGTCATCCACTGA